From Providencia sp. R33, a single genomic window includes:
- a CDS encoding MarR family winged helix-turn-helix transcriptional regulator, which produces MQNTPNLRQIDELHSALLRIVFQFNDPNRDDILIKAAGINLDKALFPLLIGIDRFGPVGIVELANMVGRDYTTVSRQVGKLVALQLVIRQQDSQDKRIHNALISPQGKEMTAKIDQTRYQFYQQMFNLWNDDEIGDFKRLIEKFSTALTQFETP; this is translated from the coding sequence ATGCAAAATACACCTAATTTACGGCAAATAGATGAACTCCATAGCGCATTGCTGCGGATTGTTTTCCAATTTAATGATCCTAATCGCGATGACATTCTCATTAAAGCCGCAGGCATTAATTTAGATAAAGCATTGTTCCCTTTACTGATTGGCATAGACAGGTTTGGGCCTGTAGGCATTGTTGAGTTAGCCAATATGGTTGGGCGGGATTACACCACGGTCAGCCGCCAAGTGGGAAAATTAGTGGCATTACAACTGGTCATCCGCCAGCAAGATAGCCAAGATAAGCGCATTCATAACGCTCTGATAAGCCCTCAGGGAAAAGAGATGACCGCTAAAATTGACCAAACCCGCTACCAGTTTTATCAACAAATGTTTAATCTATGGAATGATGATGAGATTGGTGATTTTAAGCGGCTGATTGAGAAGTTTTCAACCGCCTTAACGCAATTTGAAACCCCTTAG
- a CDS encoding RidA family protein — translation MPKRKQIIPKSMEKLAQRAGYAPAVLVGDTLYCAGQVGRTADLQVIDDPEAQFQACWENLRLVLNEAGFTFHDIVEMTTFHVEMKKHMDIFRRVKDAVFPRGECAWTCIGVSELAHPGLLVEIKCIAVKTVNE, via the coding sequence ATGCCAAAAAGAAAACAAATTATTCCTAAATCAATGGAAAAATTAGCCCAGCGAGCAGGTTATGCCCCTGCGGTACTCGTTGGCGATACACTATATTGTGCAGGGCAAGTGGGGCGTACCGCAGATTTACAAGTTATTGACGATCCTGAAGCTCAATTTCAAGCCTGTTGGGAAAATTTACGTCTAGTTCTCAATGAGGCAGGCTTTACTTTCCACGATATCGTTGAAATGACAACCTTTCATGTGGAGATGAAAAAGCATATGGATATTTTTCGCCGCGTCAAAGATGCTGTTTTTCCCCGAGGTGAGTGTGCTTGGACCTGTATTGGCGTCTCTGAATTGGCCCACCCAGGATTGCTTGTGGAAATTAAATGTATTGCTGTAAAAACAGTTAATGAATAA
- a CDS encoding helix-turn-helix domain-containing protein codes for MKISMAMSDLAITQELYNRLEYYRQSRGLSQEELVENLGISRPTYARIQKGTCSLGTFISVLRELNLLEGFDTLVPPPSLRPSEIVKQQNVRRNQIQTKLSVKEMLANRKNKGSI; via the coding sequence ATGAAAATTTCAATGGCAATGTCTGACTTAGCAATCACACAAGAACTTTATAACCGCCTTGAATATTATAGACAATCAAGGGGCTTATCACAGGAAGAACTTGTTGAAAATTTAGGGATTAGCCGCCCGACCTATGCACGGATACAGAAAGGAACTTGCAGTCTTGGTACATTTATCAGTGTATTACGCGAACTTAATTTACTGGAAGGGTTCGATACCTTAGTGCCCCCACCGTCTTTGCGCCCTTCAGAAATCGTTAAACAACAAAATGTTAGACGTAACCAAATACAGACCAAGCTCTCCGTCAAAGAAATGTTAGCTAACCGAAAAAATAAAGGTTCAATATGA
- a CDS encoding type II toxin-antitoxin system HipA family toxin, which translates to MIAKSCTVFFDNIPTGYLAYTDDSGFATFEYTKEWQKDGFSLSPLHLPLSSQTYTFRSLPVDTYRGLPAVFADSLPDDFGNALINAWLARQGKDKSQFLALDRLLYTGTRGMGALEYQPTNYPNAEENAPILIEELVNIAQKVLDARDDLHLTDSEESSMSKLLQIGTSAGGARAKAVVAVNKDRTEIRSGQVTVPEGFEHYLLKFDGVVEHQTNKETFGDPKGFGVMEYVYYLMATQVGIEMSECELLRESQSGRAHFMTKRFDRVGNLKYHVLSLCGLAHADFRKPGAFSYEELLLTARQLGLSNKEQEQIYRRMVFNIIARNHDDHTKNWSFMVNDEYEWQLAPAYDLAWSYKKDSEWVQSHQLSLAGKRDNFTHDDLLSITEQITHLRRNKAQKIIDETIAVVSTWRELAEHHGVPAALRESVWSTLRLSW; encoded by the coding sequence ATGATAGCCAAATCTTGCACCGTCTTTTTTGATAATATCCCAACTGGCTATTTAGCCTACACCGATGATAGCGGGTTTGCGACCTTCGAATACACCAAGGAGTGGCAAAAAGACGGTTTTAGTCTCTCCCCGCTTCACTTACCATTAAGTTCACAAACCTATACATTTCGCAGTTTGCCGGTTGATACCTATCGCGGCTTACCTGCTGTATTTGCAGATTCATTACCTGATGATTTTGGGAATGCTTTGATCAATGCATGGCTTGCACGCCAAGGTAAAGATAAATCACAATTTTTAGCTTTAGACCGATTACTCTATACCGGAACTCGGGGCATGGGCGCACTTGAGTACCAACCAACGAATTACCCAAATGCTGAAGAAAATGCCCCCATCTTGATTGAAGAATTGGTGAATATCGCCCAAAAAGTGCTGGATGCGCGAGATGATTTGCACTTGACCGATAGTGAAGAATCCTCGATGTCTAAGCTGTTGCAAATCGGTACTTCCGCAGGTGGTGCACGTGCTAAAGCCGTAGTCGCCGTCAATAAAGATCGAACAGAAATACGTTCAGGCCAAGTCACCGTCCCTGAAGGTTTTGAACATTACTTACTTAAATTTGATGGTGTGGTTGAACACCAAACCAATAAAGAAACCTTTGGTGACCCAAAAGGGTTTGGTGTCATGGAGTATGTTTATTACCTGATGGCCACGCAAGTGGGTATTGAAATGTCCGAATGTGAGTTATTACGAGAGTCACAAAGTGGTCGCGCCCATTTTATGACCAAACGCTTTGATCGTGTGGGCAACTTAAAATATCACGTGTTAAGTTTGTGCGGCTTGGCGCATGCTGATTTTCGCAAACCTGGCGCATTCAGTTACGAAGAGTTGCTGTTAACCGCACGGCAATTGGGTTTGTCGAATAAAGAGCAAGAGCAAATTTATCGCCGAATGGTGTTTAATATCATCGCCCGTAACCATGATGACCACACTAAAAATTGGTCCTTTATGGTAAATGACGAATATGAGTGGCAACTAGCGCCAGCTTATGACCTCGCATGGAGTTATAAAAAAGACTCAGAATGGGTACAGTCACACCAATTATCCTTAGCTGGTAAGCGTGATAATTTTACCCATGATGATTTGTTATCAATTACCGAGCAAATTACCCACCTTCGTCGTAATAAAGCGCAAAAGATTATTGATGAGACAATTGCGGTGGTTTCAACGTGGCGAGAACTTGCTGAACACCATGGTGTACCCGCTGCACTGCGGGAGAGTGTTTGGAGCACACTTCGGTTAAGTTGGTAA
- a CDS encoding alkene reductase yields the protein MSQQKLFTPLKVGAFTAKNRVFMAPLTRLRSIEPGDIPTALMGEYYRQRASAGLIISEATQISAQAKGYAGAPGLHSPEQIAAWKQITAGVHEAGGHIAVQLWHTGRISHETLQPEGQAPVAPSALNANTRTSLRGDDGQAIRVDTTTPRALGQQEIPKIVDDFRQAVENARQAGFDMVELHGAHGYLLHQFLSPDANHRDDQYGGSIENRARFLLEVIDAVCAQWAPERIGIRLSPIGSFQNTGNGPDEEADALYVIDALNQRGIGYLHLSEPDWAGGEPYTEAFRQKVRQCFDGVIIGAGAYTPEKAEDLIEKGLIDAVAFGRDFIANPDLVARLQQGALLNPQRPETFYGGGAEGYTDYPFMK from the coding sequence ATGTCGCAACAAAAATTATTCACACCGCTCAAAGTCGGTGCTTTTACAGCAAAAAATAGAGTATTCATGGCACCACTGACTCGTTTGCGTAGCATTGAGCCGGGTGATATTCCCACTGCATTAATGGGGGAATATTATCGTCAGCGTGCGAGTGCAGGGCTTATCATCTCTGAAGCGACACAAATTTCAGCGCAAGCCAAAGGCTATGCAGGAGCTCCGGGGTTGCATAGCCCTGAGCAAATTGCCGCATGGAAACAGATCACCGCGGGAGTACATGAAGCGGGTGGGCATATTGCCGTTCAATTGTGGCATACCGGGCGAATTTCCCATGAAACATTACAGCCTGAGGGGCAGGCTCCTGTTGCACCTTCAGCTTTAAACGCCAATACACGGACATCACTGCGTGGCGATGATGGGCAAGCAATCCGGGTGGATACCACCACACCAAGAGCATTGGGGCAGCAAGAGATCCCCAAAATTGTTGATGATTTTCGTCAAGCGGTAGAAAACGCACGCCAAGCAGGTTTTGATATGGTGGAATTGCATGGTGCTCACGGGTATTTGTTGCACCAATTTTTATCGCCTGATGCGAATCATCGTGATGACCAATATGGTGGTAGCATTGAAAATCGCGCACGTTTTCTGTTAGAAGTGATTGATGCGGTGTGCGCGCAATGGGCACCCGAGCGTATTGGTATTCGTTTATCGCCAATTGGTAGTTTCCAAAATACAGGAAATGGGCCTGATGAAGAAGCGGATGCGTTGTATGTCATTGATGCATTAAACCAGCGTGGTATTGGTTATTTGCATCTCTCTGAACCTGATTGGGCTGGTGGCGAGCCTTATACCGAAGCATTTCGCCAGAAAGTTCGCCAATGTTTTGACGGTGTGATTATTGGTGCAGGTGCTTATACCCCTGAAAAAGCGGAAGACTTAATCGAAAAAGGGTTGATTGATGCAGTGGCTTTTGGCCGTGATTTTATAGCCAATCCTGATTTAGTCGCCCGTTTGCAGCAAGGTGCGCTACTGAACCCTCAACGACCTGAAACATTTTATGGTGGTGGTGCTGAAGGTTATACTGATTATCCCTTTATGAAGTAG
- a CDS encoding TetR/AcrR family transcriptional regulator: MNKHAEHDTREHLLATGERLCLHLGFTGMGLSELLKTAQVPKGSFYHYFRSKEAFGVAMLERYYADYLQRLTTHFEQGAGSYGDRFLAYYGEMFQQVCHLSQTNGCLTVKLSAEVCDLSEDMNKAMDEGVRQIIGLLADTLEKGRQEKSLYFTGDPLSKAQVFYALWLGANLQSKITRSTVPLEKALEHVKNILCTPNN; this comes from the coding sequence ATGAACAAACATGCTGAACACGATACACGTGAACATCTTTTAGCAACCGGTGAACGCCTTTGTCTGCATCTCGGTTTTACTGGGATGGGGCTTAGTGAGCTACTAAAAACCGCACAAGTGCCTAAAGGGTCGTTTTACCATTATTTTCGCTCCAAAGAAGCGTTTGGTGTTGCGATGCTAGAGCGTTATTACGCTGACTACTTGCAACGGCTAACAACGCACTTTGAACAAGGGGCGGGGAGCTATGGTGACCGCTTTTTAGCGTATTATGGTGAAATGTTTCAACAGGTATGCCATCTCAGCCAAACTAATGGTTGTCTCACGGTAAAGTTGTCTGCTGAAGTGTGTGATTTATCTGAAGATATGAACAAAGCGATGGATGAGGGTGTTCGGCAAATTATTGGTTTGCTTGCGGATACTTTAGAAAAAGGTCGTCAAGAAAAGTCGCTTTATTTTACGGGTGATCCTTTATCGAAGGCTCAAGTTTTCTATGCACTTTGGTTAGGTGCAAATTTACAATCAAAAATTACACGCAGCACAGTTCCATTGGAAAAAGCCTTGGAACATGTAAAAAATATACTGTGTACGCCAAATAATTAA
- a CDS encoding DNA alkylation repair protein, with product MASVAEEQNEKAFKHLFNEKLLQQLAELISPEYPEFNANALYNLTLEFPQLEMKARVRAIRDVLIKELPADYPAALKIIVSVLKQNKLQGFAVWPLAEFIQSQGLAHHKISFDALKLLTTYFTSEWAIRPFIKQYPDETMVFLAKCASDENVHVRRFSSEGSRPRLPWGEQLQVFIQDPIATRPILEALKFDGELYVRKSVANHLNDISKDHPDYVIQLLAKWKQQANTPQEQQYITWIIKQALRTLIKQGDPNALALIGVEHEAKVSIEQFSATPNITLGEYLTLNLCIRSHSDKPQNLVIDYIIGFMKANGKITPKVFKLRTMTLGAHEALTLEKKHAVKPITTRQYYAGKQQIQLQINGKIMAEQDWQLIVP from the coding sequence ATGGCGAGTGTAGCTGAAGAACAAAACGAAAAGGCATTTAAGCATCTTTTTAATGAAAAACTGTTGCAGCAACTTGCTGAACTCATTAGTCCTGAATATCCAGAATTTAACGCTAACGCATTGTATAATTTAACGCTTGAGTTTCCTCAACTTGAAATGAAAGCGCGTGTTCGTGCTATCCGAGATGTGTTAATAAAAGAACTACCCGCTGATTACCCTGCAGCACTTAAAATTATTGTTTCAGTGCTAAAACAAAATAAGTTACAAGGATTTGCCGTTTGGCCGCTCGCTGAATTTATTCAATCCCAAGGCCTAGCCCACCACAAAATCTCATTCGATGCCCTGAAATTGCTGACTACCTATTTTACGTCAGAATGGGCCATTCGCCCTTTTATCAAACAATACCCTGATGAAACTATGGTATTTTTAGCTAAGTGTGCCAGTGATGAGAATGTGCATGTACGCCGTTTTTCATCAGAAGGCTCTCGCCCCCGTCTGCCTTGGGGAGAACAATTACAGGTATTTATTCAAGACCCTATCGCAACTCGCCCTATTTTGGAGGCACTTAAGTTTGATGGTGAGCTATATGTCCGTAAAAGCGTGGCAAATCACCTTAATGATATTTCGAAAGACCACCCTGATTACGTGATACAATTACTCGCAAAATGGAAACAACAGGCGAATACACCGCAAGAACAGCAATACATCACGTGGATTATTAAGCAAGCGCTAAGAACATTAATTAAGCAAGGGGATCCCAACGCCTTAGCACTCATAGGTGTAGAGCATGAAGCAAAGGTTTCTATTGAGCAGTTTAGTGCCACTCCAAATATTACACTGGGGGAATATTTAACGCTTAACCTTTGCATACGTTCACACAGTGATAAACCGCAAAATTTGGTGATCGATTATATTATTGGTTTTATGAAAGCAAATGGGAAAATCACCCCCAAAGTATTTAAGCTACGCACTATGACATTAGGTGCCCATGAAGCCCTTACCCTAGAAAAGAAACATGCGGTTAAACCCATCACCACTCGGCAATACTATGCAGGAAAGCAGCAAATACAATTACAAATCAATGGAAAAATAATGGCTGAGCAGGATTGGCAATTAATTGTACCTTAG
- a CDS encoding beta/gamma crystallin-related protein encodes MKKCILLLILFTSFGYAKSNYHGNSSRHDTQVVHICALSPFSEFYAEAAFSEQNARQKVSRRCELGQGNGSIFCKAKDAKCSTSKISFNGDYIEESMVVYTKTWQKGEYLEIEENTPNLSRYNFADKIASFSIPDGWTVRFYEGFNYTGKYHTESGGAHNALGYGDKIRSIKIMRR; translated from the coding sequence ATGAAAAAATGTATTTTATTGCTGATTTTGTTTACCAGCTTTGGCTACGCAAAGTCCAATTACCACGGTAATTCCTCACGTCATGACACTCAAGTTGTGCATATTTGTGCATTATCCCCATTTTCTGAATTTTATGCAGAAGCCGCTTTTTCTGAGCAAAATGCACGGCAAAAAGTCTCTCGCCGCTGTGAGTTAGGCCAAGGAAACGGGAGTATTTTTTGTAAAGCCAAAGATGCGAAATGCAGCACCAGTAAAATATCGTTCAATGGCGATTACATCGAAGAGAGTATGGTTGTCTACACAAAAACATGGCAAAAAGGGGAGTATCTAGAAATTGAGGAAAATACCCCTAACTTATCCCGCTATAATTTTGCTGATAAAATCGCCTCTTTCAGTATTCCTGATGGCTGGACGGTGCGTTTTTATGAAGGATTTAACTACACAGGAAAGTACCACACGGAATCTGGCGGTGCACATAACGCGTTAGGTTATGGCGATAAAATACGTTCCATTAAAATTATGCGTCGTTAA
- a CDS encoding Lrp/AsnC family transcriptional regulator: protein MKLDAFDKKILTILQRDNRISQRELSSEISLSASAINRRIAAMEKAGVIKNSVTVVNAHKVGRPITIITQVSLINERLDLLEKLKKNFTNCPQVQQVYYVTGDFDFLLIINVADMEEYERLTHELFFNSENIQSFRTIVSMQNAKQELTVILN, encoded by the coding sequence ATGAAGTTAGATGCATTTGATAAGAAAATTCTGACTATATTACAAAGAGATAATAGAATTTCGCAGCGGGAATTATCGTCTGAAATTAGTTTGTCAGCCTCGGCGATTAATCGGCGTATTGCTGCAATGGAAAAAGCTGGGGTCATCAAAAATAGTGTGACCGTAGTGAATGCCCATAAAGTTGGCAGGCCTATTACGATTATTACTCAGGTTAGCTTGATCAATGAGCGTTTAGATTTGTTAGAAAAGCTCAAAAAGAATTTTACGAATTGCCCTCAAGTTCAACAAGTTTACTATGTTACAGGGGATTTTGATTTCTTATTAATTATTAATGTCGCGGATATGGAAGAGTATGAACGTCTAACGCATGAGCTTTTTTTCAATTCTGAAAATATACAGAGCTTTAGAACGATTGTGTCTATGCAAAATGCCAAACAAGAGCTGACGGTTATACTGAACTGA
- the dpaL gene encoding diaminopropionate ammonia-lyase, whose protein sequence is MSFLNQLVGDEVRHFHSKFHDYQPTPLRELSHLSHTLGLGAIHVKDESKRFGLNAFKGLGGSYAIGKFLAKKLNRDINTLSFEMLSSPAIKAQIGDITFVTATDGNHGRGVAWATEQLGMKAVVYMPKGSSEIRAQNIRNHGAQCTITELNYDDTVQLASQMAVQNNWILLQDTAWDGYEEIPTWIMQGYMTLALEAVEQLKQPPTHLILQAGVGSFAAAIMGYFVGLMKDNPPVLIVVEPHKANCLYQSAVANDSLPHSVGGAMNTVMAGLACGVPNTISWPVLRDYSDIFISAHDSLAANGVRIAAAPRPDTDTPFISGESGAIGLGLLYELTKNPTHHTLCQQLKLDDHSRILLISTEGDTSPDIYEDIVWLGRNE, encoded by the coding sequence TTGTCGTTTTTAAATCAACTTGTCGGAGATGAAGTTAGGCATTTCCACAGTAAGTTTCACGATTACCAGCCAACACCACTTAGGGAATTATCCCACTTAAGCCACACACTTGGCTTAGGTGCTATCCATGTTAAAGATGAATCAAAGCGCTTTGGCTTAAATGCCTTCAAAGGGCTTGGTGGCTCTTATGCGATTGGTAAATTTTTAGCGAAAAAATTAAACCGAGATATCAATACATTAAGCTTTGAAATGCTGTCATCTCCTGCAATAAAAGCACAAATTGGTGATATCACTTTTGTGACTGCAACTGATGGCAACCATGGTCGTGGCGTTGCATGGGCCACCGAGCAGCTAGGAATGAAAGCAGTTGTTTATATGCCCAAGGGTTCATCAGAAATCCGCGCACAGAACATTCGCAATCACGGCGCTCAATGCACAATTACCGAATTAAACTATGACGACACTGTGCAACTAGCCAGCCAAATGGCGGTTCAGAACAACTGGATCTTACTACAAGATACCGCTTGGGATGGATATGAAGAAATTCCAACTTGGATCATGCAAGGGTATATGACACTTGCCTTGGAAGCGGTTGAACAATTAAAACAACCGCCAACACACCTCATTTTACAAGCAGGTGTAGGTTCATTCGCCGCAGCCATCATGGGTTATTTTGTTGGGTTAATGAAAGACAATCCGCCAGTTTTGATTGTTGTCGAGCCCCATAAAGCGAATTGCCTATACCAATCCGCCGTGGCTAACGACAGCTTGCCACATAGTGTCGGTGGTGCCATGAATACCGTAATGGCTGGCTTAGCATGTGGCGTACCAAATACTATCAGTTGGCCTGTGTTACGTGACTATAGTGATATTTTCATCTCCGCACATGACAGCCTTGCCGCAAACGGCGTTCGCATTGCAGCAGCTCCCCGTCCGGATACCGATACACCTTTTATTTCAGGGGAGTCAGGTGCTATTGGCCTCGGCCTTTTGTACGAACTCACCAAAAACCCAACCCATCATACTTTGTGCCAACAGCTCAAGCTTGATGACCACTCACGCATATTACTTATCAGCACTGAAGGAGATACTTCACCCGATATTTACGAAGACATCGTTTGGTTAGGCAGAAATGAATAA
- a CDS encoding alanine/glycine:cation symporter family protein — MEFLQSINNIFWGWLVAGLLLGTGIFFAFRFSFPQIRYFTQLFNVFKNNKKSTNEKGVSGFGALCAALSSQVGTGSLVGVATALASGGPGAIFWMWVTAILGMGISFSEAILAILFRESNGDGTYRGGPAYYISKGLNCKPLAIAFSISMIIGMGFFYTMVQGNSVILATTGVIDIHPALIGLILVLLVSIIIFGGVKRISDFASFFVPFLSIGYILLSLFIIALNVTELPAILSLIIKSAFNFDSAAGGAAGYTIYMAFRYGVARGLFSNDAGNGTTPSMHATATVNHPVTQGFTAMFGTFFTTIIVCSCTAFTILLTGALGSGHTGVELTQHAFTLGVGDWGKHVVFVAMVLFGFKSVIADIYYGEVNLRWIIDNKMITQFYRLLCCALVVFCGMIPVSTIWELVDFAAAMLIIFNVPALLLLSKYVIFVLRDYIQQKNNGISDPMWDYASDVKTRIKNK; from the coding sequence ATGGAATTTTTACAATCAATAAATAATATCTTCTGGGGATGGCTCGTTGCCGGTTTGCTATTAGGCACAGGCATTTTTTTTGCTTTCCGATTTTCCTTTCCTCAAATCCGTTACTTTACTCAGCTATTTAATGTTTTTAAAAATAATAAGAAATCTACCAACGAAAAAGGCGTCTCTGGTTTTGGTGCGCTTTGTGCAGCCTTAAGCAGCCAAGTGGGTACAGGAAGTTTAGTCGGTGTTGCTACAGCGCTAGCATCTGGTGGGCCTGGGGCAATTTTTTGGATGTGGGTTACTGCTATCTTAGGCATGGGGATCAGCTTTAGCGAGGCAATTTTAGCTATATTGTTTCGCGAAAGTAATGGGGATGGAACCTATCGAGGCGGACCCGCTTACTATATTTCAAAAGGCCTAAACTGTAAGCCATTAGCGATTGCTTTCTCGATCAGTATGATCATCGGTATGGGCTTTTTCTACACCATGGTACAAGGTAATTCGGTTATCTTAGCCACAACAGGCGTTATTGATATCCACCCTGCTTTAATCGGCCTTATCTTAGTGCTGTTAGTCTCCATTATTATCTTTGGTGGTGTAAAACGGATCAGTGATTTTGCTTCGTTTTTTGTCCCATTTTTATCCATTGGTTATATCCTTTTATCACTTTTCATCATTGCACTGAATGTCACTGAGCTGCCCGCCATTCTCTCGCTCATTATCAAATCTGCATTTAATTTTGACTCCGCAGCAGGTGGCGCAGCAGGCTATACCATCTATATGGCCTTTCGTTATGGCGTTGCTCGCGGTTTATTCTCTAATGATGCAGGGAATGGGACAACACCGAGTATGCACGCCACCGCAACGGTAAACCACCCTGTGACGCAAGGTTTTACCGCAATGTTCGGTACCTTCTTTACGACAATTATCGTCTGTAGCTGTACCGCTTTTACCATTTTGTTAACTGGAGCCCTTGGCAGTGGTCACACAGGTGTTGAACTTACCCAGCATGCTTTCACATTGGGCGTTGGTGATTGGGGTAAACATGTCGTATTTGTCGCGATGGTGCTATTTGGCTTTAAATCCGTCATTGCCGACATCTACTATGGGGAAGTTAACCTGCGTTGGATTATTGATAATAAAATGATCACACAATTCTATCGCTTGCTGTGCTGTGCGTTAGTGGTGTTCTGCGGCATGATCCCAGTATCAACTATTTGGGAATTAGTGGATTTTGCGGCGGCCATGCTGATTATTTTCAACGTACCAGCACTCTTACTCCTTTCAAAATATGTCATTTTTGTCCTACGAGACTACATACAGCAAAAAAACAACGGTATCAGCGATCCGATGTGGGATTACGCAAGCGATGTTAAAACACGAATTAAAAATAAATAA
- a CDS encoding M20 family metallo-hydrolase — MKNKLYINSERLMSSLFELGKLGALPEGGCCRIAGTPQDKLGRDFVVAKMQSLGLKIRIDEIGNVTGIYSGLHDLPPVMMGSHIDTVGTGGLYDGNYGVLAGLEVINTLKDANIQPYRPVAVTFFTNEEGVRFQPDMMGSVVFAEQYPLDDALAAKDLDGICVEQALVDMGYKGEAKIGSFPVDSYFELHIEQGPILDKENINIGIVTGVQGISWTEYTIEGVSNHAGTTPMSMRHDAGLVAFKMGAFVREITQTLGDNQVATAGFISFKPNLINVIPNQAILTIDLRNTDNNQLKKAEKMMQDYAQKIAAEEGVLLSSRTLARFDPVVFSDTIIDAIEQEVKQQSLSYRKMPSGAGHDAQFMASICPSGMIFVPCAGGISHNINEFSEPEDLARGANILLNVVLPRAQRPHSEDK, encoded by the coding sequence ATGAAAAATAAACTCTACATCAACTCAGAGCGCCTAATGAGCTCTCTCTTTGAACTAGGAAAACTAGGGGCATTACCCGAAGGGGGATGCTGCCGTATCGCAGGTACACCACAAGATAAACTCGGTCGGGATTTCGTGGTTGCGAAAATGCAATCTTTGGGGCTAAAAATCCGAATAGATGAGATTGGTAATGTAACAGGCATTTATTCAGGTCTCCATGATTTACCCCCTGTCATGATGGGATCTCATATTGATACAGTTGGCACTGGTGGGTTATATGATGGTAATTATGGGGTCTTAGCTGGGCTTGAGGTGATTAATACACTAAAAGACGCCAATATTCAGCCATACCGCCCTGTTGCTGTAACTTTTTTCACAAATGAAGAAGGTGTACGTTTTCAACCCGATATGATGGGAAGTGTTGTTTTTGCTGAGCAATATCCATTGGATGATGCCCTAGCAGCAAAAGATCTTGATGGGATCTGCGTTGAACAAGCCTTAGTTGATATGGGATATAAAGGCGAAGCCAAAATTGGCAGCTTCCCTGTCGACAGCTATTTCGAACTGCATATCGAACAAGGCCCTATTTTAGATAAAGAAAATATTAACATTGGTATTGTTACAGGTGTTCAAGGTATTTCATGGACAGAATACACAATTGAAGGCGTTTCAAACCATGCGGGTACGACACCAATGTCGATGCGTCATGATGCAGGTCTAGTTGCATTTAAAATGGGCGCGTTTGTGAGGGAAATCACCCAAACATTAGGTGATAATCAAGTCGCAACGGCAGGTTTTATCTCTTTCAAACCTAATCTGATCAATGTGATCCCTAATCAAGCAATCCTCACTATCGATCTGCGTAACACTGACAATAATCAACTCAAAAAAGCGGAAAAAATGATGCAAGACTATGCGCAGAAAATTGCCGCAGAAGAAGGCGTCCTACTTAGCAGCCGAACATTAGCACGCTTTGACCCAGTTGTTTTCTCAGATACGATCATTGACGCAATTGAACAGGAAGTGAAACAGCAAAGCCTTAGTTACCGGAAAATGCCAAGTGGTGCGGGGCATGATGCCCAATTTATGGCAAGCATTTGCCCATCTGGCATGATTTTTGTCCCTTGTGCTGGAGGGATAAGCCATAACATCAATGAATTTAGTGAACCTGAAGATTTAGCCCGTGGAGCCAATATTCTTCTCAATGTTGTTTTGCCTAGAGCCCAACGCCCCCATTCAGAGGACAAATAA